One window of the Thermoplasmata archaeon genome contains the following:
- a CDS encoding radical SAM protein: MGAGALKARLLSWGRIYIPPGALPPFSLSLSTAGPGAGSISVFLEVRGSLVRLDAVRVPGASGDISLRPSKRGCHDPPVLERKTGKFRLIQGGAVLAGDVRVLPPGLHAPRQAFISIHNVCRYRCAFCALPHIPRKPRTSLNRWLEIVLDAVSRKRVDAIALTTGIPASPAAASLELARFVRSLRASLPEIPIGVEPYTTSRKDIEMLYSAGATELKLNIQCATERLMKRICPGLDWKGVWRALEVGTATFGKNRVCSNLILGLGETDQEVTEAAERLAGMGALVNLRPLRINPLNIRPLRNALGRKPAPVPAQRILRLAAVQKGIFSEHSLRPSLFRTMCHRCTACELEPFRDV; the protein is encoded by the coding sequence TTGGGAGCAGGTGCCCTTAAGGCCCGCCTTCTCTCGTGGGGGAGAATTTATATTCCACCTGGTGCCCTTCCTCCTTTCTCTCTGTCGCTTTCGACGGCAGGGCCGGGCGCCGGCTCGATTTCCGTATTTCTGGAGGTCAGAGGGAGTCTGGTCAGGCTGGATGCAGTGAGGGTTCCCGGAGCAAGTGGGGACATCTCGCTCAGACCTAGTAAAAGGGGATGCCACGACCCCCCGGTTCTGGAAAGAAAAACGGGAAAATTCAGGCTGATTCAGGGAGGAGCTGTGCTCGCCGGCGATGTTAGAGTCCTACCCCCGGGTCTTCATGCGCCCCGTCAGGCGTTCATTAGCATCCATAATGTGTGCAGATACCGATGCGCGTTCTGTGCCTTGCCACATATCCCCCGGAAACCTAGAACCTCCCTCAATAGGTGGCTCGAAATCGTCTTGGATGCCGTGAGTCGCAAGCGCGTGGATGCGATAGCGCTGACCACAGGAATTCCGGCGAGCCCTGCCGCGGCCTCACTGGAACTCGCACGCTTCGTTCGGAGCCTTCGCGCCTCCCTGCCGGAAATACCAATAGGTGTCGAGCCCTATACGACCTCAAGAAAGGATATTGAAATGCTGTACTCGGCAGGGGCCACCGAGTTGAAGCTGAACATCCAGTGCGCAACGGAACGCCTGATGAAAAGGATTTGCCCCGGACTCGACTGGAAGGGGGTCTGGAGGGCTCTGGAGGTGGGTACGGCGACATTCGGAAAAAACAGGGTTTGCTCCAATCTAATTCTCGGCCTTGGAGAGACCGACCAAGAGGTGACGGAAGCCGCCGAGCGGCTCGCCGGAATGGGAGCCCTAGTCAATCTAAGGCCGCTAAGAATCAATCCTCTTAACATTCGGCCCCTGAGAAATGCTCTTGGACGTAAGCCCGCGCCGGTTCCTGCCCAGAGGATTCTCAGATTGGCCGCGGTCCAGAAGGGAATCTTCTCAGAGCACTCCCTCAGGCCCTCTCTCTTCCGGACTATGTGCCACCGTTGTACCGCTTGCGAACTAGAGCCGTTCCGGGATGTCTGA
- a CDS encoding nitroreductase family protein, whose protein sequence is MKKRRPVKRFRRAPIPDEKLTQVLNAMRLAPSAANTQPWKFIVVRDEAVKQKLAAVCGGQKFITEAPVLVVGCANIAEAYPYLGMFMSSYPMDLAMALNCGELTAISEGLGTHWVYQFHSEKVQEVLGIPPDIKVCFLLAVGTPEEFEEPDGRKNLSEIVCYEKYE, encoded by the coding sequence ATGAAGAAGAGACGCCCGGTTAAGAGATTCAGGAGGGCGCCGATTCCTGATGAGAAGCTGACCCAGGTGCTTAACGCGATGAGGCTGGCCCCAAGCGCCGCCAACACCCAGCCCTGGAAGTTCATTGTGGTTAGGGACGAGGCGGTTAAGCAAAAACTCGCCGCTGTGTGCGGTGGCCAGAAGTTCATTACCGAAGCCCCCGTGCTCGTCGTGGGCTGCGCCAATATCGCCGAGGCCTACCCCTACCTCGGCATGTTCATGAGCTCCTATCCAATGGACCTCGCCATGGCCCTCAATTGCGGCGAGCTGACTGCAATTTCGGAGGGGCTTGGCACGCACTGGGTGTATCAATTCCACAGCGAGAAGGTGCAGGAGGTTCTCGGAATTCCTCCCGACATCAAGGTCTGCTTCCTCTTGGCGGTCGGAACACCCGAGGAGTTTGAAGAGCCGGATGGAAGGAAGAATCTCTCCGAGATTGTTTGCTACGAGAAATATGAGTAG
- a CDS encoding zinc ribbon domain-containing protein: MLLENVAGPPFLSVSPELLRAQAEFLLLGGFCLIPIILLIISILIAIWVYKDAESRGMSGVLWLIVVLLAGIIGLIIYLVVRKPKVAPIPAYGAHPPVYAPPPSYGGPPPMGTNCRYCGAPLAAGSPVCPNCGGRF; this comes from the coding sequence GTGTTGCTGGAAAATGTGGCTGGCCCTCCGTTTTTGTCCGTCAGCCCGGAGCTTCTCCGGGCGCAGGCCGAGTTTCTTCTGTTGGGAGGGTTCTGCCTCATACCCATTATCCTACTCATCATCTCAATCCTAATAGCGATATGGGTCTACAAGGACGCCGAGAGCCGCGGGATGAGCGGGGTTCTCTGGCTTATAGTCGTGCTCCTCGCCGGAATCATCGGCCTCATTATATATCTGGTCGTTAGAAAGCCCAAGGTCGCTCCGATACCGGCCTATGGAGCACACCCTCCGGTCTACGCACCCCCTCCGTCCTACGGCGGCCCGCCACCAATGGGCACCAACTGCCGCTACTGCGGCGCCCCGCTGGCTGCTGGCTCACCGGTATGCCCAAATTGCGGCGGGAGGTTCTGA
- a CDS encoding tandem-95 repeat protein: protein MRCDGKAWVVGIVLLLVTNGAGSAGSPATAPVRGNLGLLLGEPNNDFGNATEIPGEGGVFLDTLDTTDSADIYKLMLNRTENSIELVRARLNKTEEAGQIRVYVYDSLGYRLAWNATVGTNAIWVEAAAPFTGYVFLSVLIGPGSPALEYTLDVKKENRTIQPGELDENNSPGKAIRALQGYRNTSGLDSLLDAADYYAVRLDVLQESRDVLTVSLATPDTGDYMLELFRLGESSHIAYSDAGDIFNPDYGADETIHFIPAESGDYIVRVWAERGSGDYLIVFRLYRAIADTDNDIKNATDVGKNLSLSGGVAQGYDDSDYYKIYLRPETTLSVLLTSMDYDSDFGLPNLNLWLFEPEGTVVNSSTSFDPKERVGHLSTVAGWYYIKVGAGRNSAGNYTLELSTIQPPEVLNPTPEVILDEDTSAQLDLHTIFRDPFSRPLSFGFEPPQFLCISLEGSVLNIEPLPNWNGRQSFTVSATNIEEKTARAEVGVTVRPINDPPVALHPELRFSSPEDEPFELQMSAHTLFTDVDGDELSFASEGAKNLTVSFLDEARVRVVPMEDWWGMENFTIVAEDPSGAQARVRVTMTITPVNDAPRVAQTPEDISFPEDTSTSLEIGRFFYDPDGDTLNYSSAGGMALWVVIHDGVAAIRSFYPDWFGTEEITFFARDPSGTSASFSLNITATPVEDPPQVWRRLPDQSIKEDQPTTLFNLNSYFRDPDGDNLSFSAAGQVRIQVNISAEGWVTFTPEANWSGTEALRFLAEDSTGLRAYIDFNLTVEPVNDPPVLAEPSVSPSKGDIRTRFTFKVLCSDIDSEAVSVSLVIGRRSIPMERASGSLASGAVFQVSTTLREGENTYYFLASDGIAGTATKSYELKVGPGSADNTLLYLSLGILIVIVVALALAFSPPRWSWTEEEE, encoded by the coding sequence TTGAGATGCGATGGGAAAGCCTGGGTCGTAGGAATCGTTCTTCTGCTGGTCACCAACGGCGCTGGTAGCGCAGGGAGCCCAGCAACCGCTCCTGTGCGGGGGAACCTGGGTCTTCTCCTAGGCGAGCCCAACAACGACTTCGGCAACGCTACGGAAATCCCAGGAGAGGGCGGGGTGTTCCTTGACACCCTCGACACTACGGACAGCGCAGATATCTACAAGCTCATGCTAAATAGGACAGAGAACTCCATAGAGTTGGTCCGGGCCCGCCTCAACAAGACGGAGGAGGCCGGGCAGATAAGAGTGTATGTGTATGACTCCCTCGGGTATCGACTCGCGTGGAACGCCACCGTGGGAACAAACGCGATATGGGTTGAAGCCGCAGCGCCCTTCACTGGATATGTTTTTCTCTCTGTCCTCATTGGCCCAGGAAGCCCGGCTCTCGAATACACCCTCGATGTTAAAAAGGAGAACCGCACGATTCAGCCGGGAGAGCTCGACGAAAACAACTCTCCCGGAAAGGCGATCCGGGCGCTCCAGGGATACAGAAACACTTCCGGCCTCGACTCTCTCCTCGACGCAGCGGACTACTACGCTGTCCGGCTGGATGTACTACAGGAAAGCAGGGACGTCCTCACAGTCTCGCTCGCGACGCCGGATACCGGTGATTACATGCTCGAGCTCTTCAGACTGGGCGAGAGCTCCCACATCGCCTATTCCGACGCCGGCGACATATTCAATCCCGACTATGGAGCCGATGAGACCATCCACTTCATCCCTGCGGAGAGCGGGGACTATATAGTTCGGGTCTGGGCCGAGCGCGGCTCCGGCGATTACCTAATCGTCTTCAGGCTTTACAGGGCCATCGCTGATACCGACAACGATATTAAAAACGCAACGGACGTGGGGAAGAACCTCTCCCTGAGCGGAGGCGTCGCCCAGGGCTACGACGACAGCGACTATTATAAAATCTACCTCAGACCGGAGACCACCCTGAGCGTTCTCCTCACCTCGATGGATTACGACTCAGATTTCGGCCTCCCCAATCTGAACCTCTGGCTGTTCGAGCCAGAGGGGACCGTGGTAAACTCCTCAACATCCTTTGACCCTAAAGAGAGGGTCGGTCACTTGAGCACGGTCGCCGGCTGGTATTACATAAAAGTGGGGGCGGGGAGGAACAGTGCTGGGAACTATACACTAGAGCTATCCACAATCCAGCCGCCGGAGGTCCTTAACCCGACCCCCGAGGTGATACTGGACGAGGATACCTCCGCCCAGCTGGACTTGCACACAATCTTCAGGGACCCCTTCTCCAGACCGCTCTCCTTCGGCTTTGAGCCCCCTCAGTTCCTATGTATATCTCTGGAAGGCAGTGTTCTGAACATAGAACCCCTTCCGAACTGGAACGGGAGGCAATCATTTACGGTGAGTGCAACTAATATAGAGGAAAAGACCGCCAGAGCCGAGGTGGGAGTCACCGTAAGGCCAATCAACGACCCCCCAGTAGCACTCCACCCGGAGCTCAGATTCTCCTCACCGGAAGACGAGCCATTCGAACTACAGATGAGCGCACACACCCTGTTCACCGACGTTGACGGCGATGAGCTCAGCTTCGCTTCGGAGGGGGCCAAAAACCTCACTGTCAGCTTCCTCGACGAGGCCAGGGTCCGCGTGGTTCCGATGGAGGACTGGTGGGGTATGGAGAACTTCACCATCGTCGCTGAGGACCCGTCGGGTGCGCAGGCTCGCGTGAGAGTGACTATGACCATCACCCCTGTGAATGATGCACCCCGCGTTGCACAGACACCGGAGGACATATCTTTCCCTGAGGATACCTCAACCTCTCTCGAGATTGGCCGTTTCTTTTACGACCCGGACGGGGACACCCTCAACTACAGCTCCGCTGGCGGAATGGCATTGTGGGTGGTAATTCACGATGGGGTGGCCGCGATTCGGAGCTTTTACCCCGATTGGTTCGGGACAGAAGAAATCACCTTTTTTGCGCGCGATCCATCGGGAACGAGCGCGAGCTTCTCGCTCAACATCACAGCCACCCCCGTCGAAGACCCACCTCAGGTGTGGAGGCGCCTCCCGGACCAGTCTATCAAGGAGGACCAGCCCACCACCCTTTTCAACCTCAACAGTTATTTCAGGGACCCGGACGGCGATAACCTGAGCTTCAGCGCCGCCGGTCAGGTGAGAATTCAGGTAAATATCTCGGCAGAGGGATGGGTGACATTCACACCCGAAGCGAACTGGAGCGGCACCGAGGCTCTCCGCTTCCTCGCCGAAGATTCCACAGGCCTCCGGGCGTATATTGACTTCAACCTCACTGTTGAGCCCGTCAACGATCCGCCGGTGCTCGCCGAGCCCTCGGTCTCTCCGTCGAAAGGAGACATCAGAACAAGATTCACATTTAAGGTTCTCTGCAGCGACATCGACAGCGAGGCGGTCTCGGTCAGCCTGGTCATCGGGCGCCGGTCCATCCCAATGGAGAGAGCCTCGGGCAGCCTCGCGTCCGGTGCGGTCTTTCAGGTCAGTACGACCCTACGTGAGGGCGAGAACACCTACTATTTCCTCGCGAGCGACGGGATTGCTGGCACAGCCACAAAGAGCTACGAGCTTAAGGTCGGGCCCGGGAGCGCCGACAACACGCTCCTCTACTTGAGCCTCGGAATTCTGATCGTGATTGTGGTGGCCCTTGCTCTTGCATTCTCGCCGCCGAGATGGAGTTGGACGGAAGAGGAGGAATAG
- a CDS encoding TIGR03790 family protein, with product MRCARILAFPLALLISVTPPVLGGAGDVASSGMALNMEADGGAQAISCASVNFLLTIPRQSGDEMNYSDVLLLINNQSSLSMEIGRYFKEKRRIPDTNVCNISMPTTETISFSQFSAIRSEVERFIIERGLNDSLNYIVTTKGVPHRVSGAAEYYASFDDEISLILGPYAGYIGGNYWFTNPFFGSEQRFSRKTFGVFITTRLIGYDLTDCLRLVDNALNSTGARGTFVLDMNPNKDGSGYQAGNDWCREANRTLTRRGYNVILESTSLYLQNLKDVAGYASWGSNDGNAPNNAITNFTWVPGAVGTTYVSTSARSFSYPPSYGQSLIADNIREGITGIHGNVYEPYLTACARPHILLERYTRGWNLAESFSASMATSSWQNCIVGDPKIRPYADNPDPSILPENLTIEPARVVEGMVVNISAVVTNEGGSDALNTSISFYLGNPASGGTRLGPDVTVERLGPGGRAEVRMPWNTAGLAGIRKIYVRLTPSKDRPQLWEGNDEASTEVLVLGRPELVLRPESLKVSDLSPVEGVQVRVEVMVANAGESEAETLLELLTDGVSDVSRPLKLGEKEFSTESFLWNSTGRAGARRLTLRVAPVELEANLSNNELSIWLFVRVFGFELRTSASALSCAPGGSAVLNLTLESFSNTPETVVFRVSGLPHFWECALEPDSATLEPGSTINCTMTISLPPGALVSESCELAVIAEGVTSGLRRGVSVSLNVTQIHSLRVVCESPEGAAAPGEVFSFNFKIYNLGNGPDRVSVMCEAPAGWITELERETLELPHACATELRLQVAPPQRALAGDVGVVDIIAVAGDGSRFSTTVEVEVIRVTGLDASLSEKRIALELGETSEVTVGISNTGNGVERVSLTVSQSGLLVELLPPELELEPYSSSRATLRVRAPVRFSETTTDLQIYITSGSGISLVLELVVDILRPDIKVVNGSVVVTPPSPVEGSEVCISLRLANHGPGHSGRVTLTLIERGAVLTYTTVEELSSGEETQAVLRWTPRAGHHELQLLAEPERMELNLQDNRVDFSLTVMQRPVPPQPPTTECPSCGLVIAGASMAIIAAAAMALFILRRRRREGGGEG from the coding sequence ATGCGCTGCGCCCGAATTTTAGCGTTCCCGCTTGCCCTCCTGATTTCGGTAACCCCGCCCGTGCTGGGAGGGGCTGGCGATGTTGCCTCTTCCGGCATGGCACTGAATATGGAAGCGGACGGGGGAGCACAGGCGATAAGTTGCGCGAGCGTGAATTTCCTTCTCACTATTCCCCGTCAGTCAGGAGATGAGATGAACTACTCGGACGTGCTCCTCCTCATCAACAACCAGTCTTCGCTCTCGATGGAGATAGGGAGGTATTTCAAGGAAAAGAGACGAATTCCGGATACAAACGTCTGCAATATATCAATGCCGACCACAGAGACCATCTCTTTCTCGCAGTTCAGCGCGATCAGAAGCGAGGTTGAGAGGTTTATAATTGAGCGCGGCTTGAATGATTCGCTTAACTACATAGTCACCACGAAGGGCGTTCCGCATAGAGTTTCCGGAGCCGCGGAGTACTACGCCTCCTTCGATGACGAGATATCGCTGATTCTCGGACCCTACGCTGGGTACATCGGCGGTAATTACTGGTTCACCAACCCTTTCTTTGGGAGCGAGCAGCGATTCTCGCGGAAAACATTTGGTGTTTTCATCACCACGCGACTCATCGGGTATGACCTTACTGATTGCCTCAGGCTCGTTGACAACGCCCTCAACAGCACGGGCGCGAGGGGGACATTCGTGCTTGACATGAATCCAAACAAGGACGGCAGCGGCTATCAGGCCGGAAACGACTGGTGCAGGGAGGCGAACCGAACCCTGACCCGGAGGGGCTATAATGTGATTCTGGAATCCACTAGCCTCTATCTCCAGAACCTGAAGGACGTGGCAGGTTACGCGTCCTGGGGATCAAATGACGGCAACGCCCCCAACAACGCCATCACCAATTTCACGTGGGTGCCGGGAGCGGTCGGCACAACATACGTATCAACAAGCGCTCGCTCCTTTTCCTACCCCCCATCCTACGGCCAGTCCCTGATTGCGGACAATATCAGAGAGGGGATAACCGGCATCCACGGTAACGTCTACGAGCCTTACCTGACCGCCTGCGCGAGGCCCCACATACTTCTCGAGCGCTACACACGCGGCTGGAATCTTGCGGAGTCCTTCTCCGCATCCATGGCCACCTCCTCCTGGCAGAACTGCATTGTGGGCGACCCGAAGATTCGACCCTACGCCGACAACCCGGACCCATCCATCCTCCCGGAGAACCTAACAATTGAGCCCGCTCGGGTGGTCGAGGGGATGGTCGTCAACATCAGTGCGGTCGTCACCAATGAGGGTGGCTCGGACGCCCTGAACACGAGCATTTCCTTCTACCTCGGCAATCCAGCCTCAGGGGGAACCCGGCTCGGGCCCGATGTGACCGTTGAGCGCCTCGGGCCTGGCGGGAGGGCAGAGGTCAGGATGCCCTGGAACACCGCAGGCCTCGCCGGTATTAGGAAGATATACGTAAGGCTGACTCCCTCGAAGGATAGGCCCCAGCTCTGGGAGGGAAATGACGAAGCCTCCACCGAGGTCCTTGTGCTTGGGAGGCCTGAGCTTGTGCTCAGGCCCGAATCTTTGAAAGTCTCCGACCTCTCGCCTGTCGAAGGTGTGCAGGTCAGGGTCGAGGTGATGGTCGCGAACGCTGGAGAATCGGAGGCCGAGACTTTGCTCGAGCTCCTGACCGACGGGGTTTCTGACGTGTCGCGTCCATTAAAACTCGGAGAAAAGGAATTCTCAACTGAGAGCTTTCTGTGGAATAGCACCGGCCGCGCCGGTGCCAGGCGCCTGACGCTCCGGGTCGCACCCGTGGAGCTGGAGGCAAACCTGAGCAACAACGAGCTCTCCATCTGGCTATTCGTCAGGGTGTTTGGCTTCGAGCTCAGAACCAGCGCCTCCGCGCTATCCTGCGCTCCCGGCGGCTCGGCTGTCCTCAATCTGACGCTCGAGTCCTTTTCGAACACGCCCGAGACCGTCGTGTTCAGGGTCTCTGGTCTGCCGCATTTCTGGGAATGTGCCCTAGAACCAGATAGCGCCACGCTCGAGCCTGGGAGCACAATCAACTGCACCATGACCATCTCACTGCCGCCCGGCGCCCTAGTCAGTGAGAGCTGCGAGCTGGCAGTAATCGCCGAGGGTGTCACCAGCGGACTTAGGAGGGGTGTGTCGGTCTCCCTCAATGTGACCCAGATTCACTCCCTGAGAGTCGTCTGTGAATCTCCAGAAGGGGCGGCCGCTCCTGGCGAAGTGTTTTCCTTCAACTTCAAAATATATAACCTCGGCAACGGGCCCGACCGCGTGAGCGTGATGTGCGAGGCGCCCGCTGGCTGGATTACAGAACTGGAGCGTGAGACCCTCGAGCTACCTCACGCGTGCGCGACTGAGCTCCGGCTCCAGGTCGCTCCACCCCAGAGGGCGCTTGCGGGGGACGTGGGTGTCGTAGATATAATTGCGGTCGCGGGCGACGGCTCCCGTTTCTCCACCACCGTGGAGGTCGAGGTCATTCGCGTGACGGGCCTAGACGCCTCTCTTTCCGAGAAGCGAATCGCTCTCGAGCTAGGGGAGACCTCAGAAGTAACTGTTGGGATCAGCAACACCGGGAATGGGGTGGAGCGGGTGAGTCTCACAGTATCGCAGAGCGGCCTCTTGGTCGAGCTTCTCCCGCCTGAGCTCGAGCTAGAGCCCTACTCCTCAAGCCGCGCAACCCTGCGCGTCCGAGCGCCTGTGAGATTCTCCGAGACGACGACTGACCTACAGATATATATAACGAGCGGGAGCGGTATCTCACTGGTGCTCGAGCTAGTAGTCGACATACTCAGGCCTGATATCAAGGTGGTGAACGGGAGCGTCGTTGTCACGCCTCCGTCGCCGGTCGAGGGGAGCGAGGTCTGCATCAGCCTCAGGCTCGCCAATCACGGTCCCGGTCACTCGGGGCGCGTGACCCTCACGCTGATTGAGAGGGGGGCGGTTCTAACCTACACCACTGTTGAGGAGCTGAGCTCCGGCGAGGAAACTCAGGCGGTCCTGCGCTGGACGCCGCGCGCTGGCCACCACGAGCTCCAGCTCCTAGCGGAGCCCGAGAGGATGGAGCTCAACCTTCAAGACAACCGCGTCGACTTCTCTCTGACGGTGATGCAAAGACCGGTTCCCCCGCAGCCCCCCACAACAGAGTGTCCATCCTGTGGGTTGGTAATCGCCGGAGCATCGATGGCAATTATCGCCGCAGCTGCGATGGCTCTATTCATATTGAGAAGACGGAGGAGGGAGGGCGGGGGAGAGGGATGA
- a CDS encoding site-specific DNA-methyltransferase, with protein MTRRGKTGTSSSAFGSPGRISHDSTRFYASRLYEGQPGDGDIEYSERPVPPDILDKIICKSSERMEELPDDSVHLVVTSPPYNAGKEYDQDLTLGEYRAFLRRVWAEVGRVLVPGGRVCINIANLGRRPYIPLHAYIIEDMLNQGFLMRGELIWNKGSSGSPSTAWGSWLSPKNPILRDIHEYILIFSKGTFSRKKPENRKSTLTREEFLELTKSVWTFPAEPARKVGHPAPFPIELPRRLIQLYTYEGEVVLDPFMGSGQTAIAAIKCKRHYVGYEIREDYVRLAKGRIREFLLEFRAPKLSDFDGGDGAGTGAALGR; from the coding sequence GTGACGAGACGTGGAAAGACCGGCACAAGCTCGAGCGCTTTCGGATCTCCGGGCCGAATCAGCCACGATTCAACTAGGTTCTATGCGAGCAGACTCTATGAAGGGCAGCCGGGTGATGGTGACATCGAATACTCCGAAAGGCCGGTCCCACCCGACATCCTCGATAAAATTATATGCAAATCGAGCGAGAGAATGGAGGAGCTGCCCGATGATAGCGTGCACTTGGTGGTAACCTCGCCCCCTTACAACGCGGGAAAGGAATACGACCAGGACCTGACGCTGGGCGAGTACAGGGCTTTCCTGAGGAGGGTCTGGGCCGAGGTCGGGAGGGTGCTAGTGCCGGGTGGGAGGGTCTGCATCAATATAGCTAACCTAGGTAGGAGGCCGTACATACCACTTCACGCTTACATCATTGAGGACATGCTGAATCAGGGCTTCCTGATGAGGGGCGAGCTGATCTGGAACAAGGGCTCGAGCGGGAGCCCCTCGACGGCGTGGGGGAGCTGGCTCTCGCCAAAGAACCCCATTCTCCGGGACATACACGAGTACATTCTCATATTCTCCAAAGGCACTTTCTCGAGGAAGAAGCCGGAGAATCGAAAGAGCACGCTGACGAGGGAGGAGTTCCTCGAACTAACGAAGAGCGTATGGACATTTCCCGCCGAGCCTGCGAGGAAGGTCGGCCATCCGGCCCCATTTCCCATCGAGCTGCCCCGGAGGTTGATACAGCTTTACACATACGAAGGCGAGGTGGTTCTTGACCCCTTCATGGGGAGCGGCCAGACCGCGATTGCGGCGATAAAGTGCAAGCGGCATTACGTCGGCTATGAAATCCGCGAGGATTATGTGCGGCTGGCGAAAGGGAGGATAAGGGAGTTTTTGCTGGAGTTCCGCGCGCCGAAGCTCTCCGATTTCGACGGGGGCGACGGGGCCGGCACCGGAGCGGCGCTGGGCCGCTGA
- a CDS encoding DUF973 family protein, with amino-acid sequence MQPQPQYPPPAYGYPAPPPQATPPPGPPPAFGPAPAYYPPPPPPPPAFHTREGVKFFSYGLLLQVIAALLGFLLALVAIALFSSLVSGNIEGSLGSLLALAGVAMLIALVGLIAFILFIIGLIKFYQGKDEFGPVHAKNFQMAILFLILGIVIPWIGGAFSPGYSFGTSLENYYATIRTSMIISCALAIVGAIFMTLSLMYFVKAFTREEASKFKLGQILIVVGPIVGLIAVVALTMSTPKGIKPEDLWNAWGAISLAPQVGYIVSTGGYFLFYQGYKSILGKMSTNQIVPLPPGAHLPPGPPFAPAQPQFGAPAPPPVSPQPQPPTTPPSTAPPQPAPPQYPTQPSQPPLQPYQPPGSAPSYQQPPQPYPYPPPQQPAQYPPPGQTPQYRPPQ; translated from the coding sequence ATGCAGCCTCAACCGCAGTATCCGCCTCCAGCCTATGGATATCCGGCTCCCCCACCCCAGGCGACCCCGCCCCCGGGGCCCCCGCCGGCCTTCGGGCCCGCGCCCGCATACTACCCGCCACCCCCACCGCCCCCGCCGGCGTTCCACACGAGGGAAGGGGTGAAGTTCTTCAGCTACGGCCTGCTTCTTCAGGTGATAGCGGCTCTTCTCGGCTTCCTGCTCGCACTAGTCGCCATTGCGCTGTTCTCCAGCTTAGTCAGCGGGAACATCGAGGGCTCCCTCGGCAGTCTCCTTGCTCTGGCCGGTGTGGCGATGCTCATCGCTCTCGTCGGACTAATCGCCTTTATACTTTTCATAATCGGTCTGATCAAGTTCTACCAGGGCAAGGACGAGTTTGGCCCTGTCCATGCAAAGAACTTCCAGATGGCCATACTATTCCTGATTCTCGGCATTGTAATCCCGTGGATAGGTGGTGCCTTCTCGCCCGGCTACAGCTTCGGCACCAGCCTCGAGAATTACTACGCCACCATAAGGACATCGATGATTATCTCCTGCGCGTTGGCGATTGTCGGGGCCATATTCATGACGCTCTCCCTGATGTACTTCGTTAAGGCCTTCACCCGTGAGGAGGCCTCCAAATTCAAACTCGGCCAGATTCTGATTGTGGTCGGACCCATAGTTGGCCTCATCGCCGTCGTCGCCCTGACGATGAGCACGCCGAAAGGCATAAAGCCCGAAGACCTCTGGAACGCCTGGGGTGCGATCTCATTGGCGCCCCAGGTCGGCTACATCGTGAGCACAGGCGGATATTTCCTATTCTATCAGGGCTACAAGAGCATACTCGGTAAGATGAGCACCAATCAGATAGTTCCTCTACCCCCGGGCGCCCATCTGCCCCCCGGCCCGCCATTCGCGCCAGCCCAGCCCCAGTTTGGTGCTCCAGCCCCGCCGCCTGTGTCTCCGCAACCCCAGCCACCCACTACGCCGCCCTCGACCGCCCCGCCCCAACCAGCGCCACCCCAGTACCCCACCCAGCCCTCCCAGCCGCCCCTCCAACCCTACCAGCCCCCGGGCTCAGCCCCTTCATATCAGCAGCCGCCCCAGCCATACCCCTACCCGCCGCCCCAGCAGCCAGCTCAGTATCCCCCACCCGGCCAGACACCTCAATATAGGCCGCCCCAGTAG